A DNA window from Mastomys coucha isolate ucsf_1 unplaced genomic scaffold, UCSF_Mcou_1 pScaffold21, whole genome shotgun sequence contains the following coding sequences:
- the LOC116101792 gene encoding zinc finger protein 235-like isoform X1 yields the protein MTKLQEAVTFRDVAVVFSEEEMGLLDAAQRKLYHDVMLENFRNLLAVGGQSPDKMDNLDTTGLRFLSLGWLPCWQMTSHDANKLARAPEAVISIQGKGTHLLEQCHSSCHGGAEQLPQASEDADCLESLTNGHSSISKNQEFLCGRAQSSRSKTHLSKKWKRWKQCPKTLVQTEPPRLAPSVDMLSCTSHHSNALHKRGKAHGGGDCGKVIFPASPGKWHRVYTERKAYQCRKGQEAFVDRPTLELHQPVLVGKKSPVRSTHEDTRRSSSVPIQQSVHPGKKQYSCHKSGTGFSKSSHLQTNQRVCAGKKSYHCDSSGKGFSLSSHLQICQGVHTREKPCHCNSCGKGFSCSSDLNINCEVHTEEKPYKCEVCGKGFTKLSHLQAHQRTHTGEKPYKCEDCGKCFSCSSNLHSHQRVHTEEKPYKCDECGKRFRFRFNLNSHQWIHTGEKPYKCEECGKGFSSVSSFQRHQQVHTGEKPFVCNVCGKDFSRISYLQTHQRVHTGEKPYECSTCGKAFSQRSHLLVHQIIHTGEKPFKCEECGKEFTQSTGLSIHQRVHTGEKPYMCQQCGKGFSQASHFQRHQKVHTRERPYICGICSKGFSQRSHLLYHQRVHTAGNL from the exons GAGGCCGTGACCTTCAGGGACGTGGCCGTGGTCTTCAGTGAGGAGGAGATGGGGCTGCTGGACGCTGCTCAGAGGAAGCTGTACCAcgatgtgatgctggagaactTCAGGAACCTCCTGGCCGTGG GAGGACAGAGTCCAGACAAGATGGATAATCTTGACACAACAGGATTAAGGTTTCTTTCACTGGGATGGCTTCCATGCTGGCAAATGACAAGCCATGATGCCAACAAACTGGCCAGAGCTCCAGAAGCTGTAATCAGCATTCAGGGAAAGGGTACTCACCTCCTGGAGCAGTGCCACTCCTCCTGCCATGGGGGAGCGGAACAGCTTCCCCAGGCCTCCGAGGATGCCGACTGTCTGGAGAGTCTCACAAACGGCCATTCCAGCATTAGCAAAAATCAGGAATTTCTGTGTGGGAGGGCTCAGAGTTCTCGGAGTAAGACACATCTTAGCAAGAAATGGAAGCGTTGGAAGCAGTGTCCAAAGACTCTGGTGCAAACTGAGCCTCCGCGGTTGGCTCCCAGTGTTGACATGCTGAGTTGCACTTCCCACCATAGCAACGCACTGCATAAAAGAGGCAAAGCCCACGGCGGTGGTGACTGTGGTAAAGTCATTTTTCCTGCCTCACCTGGCAAATGGCATCGTGTTTACACAGAAAGGAAGGCCTACCAGTGCAGGAAGGGCCAAGAAGCCTTCGTTGACAGACCCACTCTGGAACTCCATCAGCCTGTCCTAGTAGGAAAAAAGTCCCCTGTACGTAGTACACATGAGGACACGAGGCGTAGTTCCAGTGTCCCCATTCAACAAAGTGTTCATCCAGGAAAGAAGCAATACTCATGTCACAAGAGTGGCACGGGCTTCAgcaagagctcacatcttcagactaaccagagagtgTGTGCAGGCAAGAAGTCCTACCACTGTGACAGCAGTGGGAAAGGCTTTAGTCTGAGCTCACATCTTCAGATTTGCCAGGGGGTGCACACAAGGGAGAAGCCCTGCCACTGCAACAGCTGTGGGAAGGGCTTCAGCTGCAGCTCAGATCTCAACATCAACTGCGAGGTACACACTGAAGAGAAGCCTTACAAGTGTGAGGTGTGTGGAAAGGGCTTTACGAAGTTGTCACACCTCCAGGCCCACCAGAGaactcacacaggagagaagccgTATAAGTGTGAAGACTGTGGCAAATGCTTCAGCTGCAGCTCAAACCTTCACAGTCATCAGAGAGTCCACACTGAGGAGAAACCATACAAGTGTGATGAGTGTGGGAAGCGCTTCAGATTCAGATTCAATCTTAACAGCCATCAGTGgatccacacaggagagaagccatatAAATGTGAAGAGTGTGGGAAGGGTTTCAGTTCAGTCTCAAGCTTCCAAAGACACCAGCAGGTccatacaggagagaagccatttGTCTGCAATGTCTGTGGGAAGGATTTCAGTCGGATCTCATATCTTCAGACTCATCAGAGAGTGCACACGGGGGAAAAGCCCTATGAATGCTCCAcgtgtgggaaagcctttagcCAGAGGTCCCATCTCCTAGTCCATCAGATAATTCACACTGGGGAGAAGCCGTTCAAGTGTGAGGAGTGTGGGAAGGAATTCACCCAGAGCACGGGGCTTAGTATTCACCAGAGGgtccacacaggagagaaaccctacatgTGTCAGCAGTGTGGGAAGGGCTTTAGTCAGGCTTCACACTTCCAAAGACACCAGAAGGTCCATACCAGGGAGAGACCCTACATCTGCGGCATCTGCTCTAAGGGCTTCAGTCAGAGATCACATCTCCTCTACCACCAGAGGGTCCACACTGCAGGGAATCTCTAG
- the LOC116101791 gene encoding zinc finger protein 227-like encodes MTKLQEAVTFRDVAVVFSEEEMGLLDAAQRKLYLDVMLENFRNLLAVGGQRPNKMETVDATGLRCHSLGQLFCWEIKSHDINKVARAPEAVINIQGKGSHFLEQCHSSCHRVSEEPSLASENDSSFDSLTSDHSSITENQEFLSGRARGSWSKTHLRKRQSLQKQCVQTLMKNKPQLLAQQSPVHSTQEDTRHSVSVPVQQSTHPGRKRYWCQECGKAFSQSSALQTHQRVHTGEKPYRGNSCGKSFSHSSELSIHSQVHTGEKPYKCKVCKKGFMQCSHLQAHKRIHTGEKPYKCGDCGKRFICSSNLHVHQRVHTKNKPNKCDCGKPFSLRLNLHSHQRSHTGEKPYKCEDCGKGFSSASSFQRHQRVHTGEKPFVCNVCGKDFNRISYLQTHQRVHTGEKPYQCDSCGKDFSCSTDLNIHCRVHTGEKPYNCDVCGKGFTHLPHLQAHERIHTDHKPYKCGDCGKRFSCSSNLHTHQRVHTGEKPYKCEECGKGFNLVSGLQAHQRVQTGKKPFKCNACQKRFSQAWNLHAHQRVHTGEKPYKCDTCGRGFGQRSGLQIHQRIHTGEKPFKCEECGKEFSLNSGLIAHRRVHTGEKPYECKECGKGFSLASSLRTHQRIHTGEKPFQCNECQKRFSQVSHLQSHQRVHTGEKPYKCDKCGKAFSQKSGLQVHKRIHTGEKPFKCEECGKEFIWSSGLSAHRKVHTG; translated from the exons atgaCCAAGTTACAG GAGGCCGTGACCTTCAGGGATGTGGCTGTGGTCTTCAGTGAGGAGGAGATGGGGCTGCTGGACGCTGCTCAGAGGAAGCTGTACCTcgatgtgatgctggagaactTCAGGAACCTCCTGGCCGTGG GAGGCCAGAGACCAAATAAGATGGAGACTGTTGATGCAACAGGATTAAGGTGCCATTCACTGGGGCAGCTTTTCTGCTGGGAAATAAAAAGCCATGATATCAACAAAGTGGCCAGAGCTCCAGAAGCTGTAATCAACATTCAGGGAAAGGGTTCTCACTTCTTGGAGCAATGCCACTCCTCCTGCCACAGGGTATCAGAAGAGCCTTCCCTGGCTTCTGAGAATGACAGTTCTTTTGATAGTCTGACAAGTGACCATTCTAGCATTACTGAAAATCAGGAATTTCTGTCTGGGAGAGCCCGGGGTTCTTGGAGTAAAACACATCTTAGGAAAAGACAGAGCCTTCAGAAACAGTGTGTGCAGACTCTGATGAAAAACAAGCCACAGCTGTTGGCTCAGCAGTCCCCTGTACATAGTACACAGGAGGACACCAGGCATAGCGTCAGTGTCCCAGTTCAACAAAGCACTCATCCAGGAAGAAAGCGCTACTGGTGTCAAGAGTGTGGCAAGGCTTTCAGTCAAAGCTCAGCTCTCCAGACTCACCAGAGAGTGCACACAGGGGAGAAACCCTACAGGGGCAACAGCTGTGGGAAAAGCTTCAGTCATAGCTCTGAACTCAGCATCCACAGCCAAgtgcacactggagagaaaccttacaaatgtaaagTGTGTAAGAAGGGCTTCATGCAGTGTTCACACCTCCAGGCTCACAAGAGaattcacacaggagagaagccatatAAATGTGGAGACTGTGGCAAACGGTTCATCTGTAGCTCGAACCTTCATGTCCACCAGAGAGTCCACACTAAGAACAAACCGAACAAGTGTGATTGTGGGAAGCCCTTCAGCTTGAGATTGAACCTCCATAGCCATCAGCGGAgccacacaggagagaagccatatAAATGTGAAGACTGTGGGAAGGGTTTCAGTTCAGCCTCAAGCTTCCAAAGACACCAGCGGGTccatacaggagagaagccatttGTCTGCAATGTCTGTGGGAAGGATTTCAATCGGATCTCATACCTTCAGACTCATCAGAGAGTGCACACGGGGGAAAAGCCCTATCAGTGCGACAGCTGTGGGAAGGACTTCAGCTGCAGCACGGATCTCAACATCCACTGCCGAgtgcacactggagagaaaccttacaattgTGATGTGTGTGGGAAGGGCTTCACTCATTTGCCGCACCTCCAGGCCCATGAGAGAATTCATACAGATCACAAGCCATATAAGTGTGGAGACTGTGGCAAACGCTTCAGCTGTAGCTCGAACCTCCACACCCATCAGAGAGTCCACACGggagagaaaccttataaatgtGAGGAGTGTGGGAAAGGCTTCAATCTTGTCTCTGGTCTACAGGCTCATCAGAGAGTCCAAACTGGCAAGAAGCCATTCAAATGCAATGCATGCCAGAAGCGATTCAGTCAGGCCTGGAATCTCCATGCCCACCAGAGGGTTCACACAGGGGAGAAGCCCTACAAATGTGACACCTGTGGGAGAGGCTTTGGCCAGAGGTCTGGTCTCCAAATCCATCAGAGAATTCACACTGGGGAGAAGCCATTCAAGTGTGAGGAGTGTGGGAAGGAATTCAGCTTAAATTCTGGGCTTATTGCTCACCGGAGAGTCCACAcgggagagaaaccctatgaatgcaAGGAGTGTGGGAAAGGCTTCAGTCTTGCCTCAAGTCTACGGACtcatcagagaattcacactGGCGAGAAGCCCTTCCAATGCAACGAGTGCCAGAAGCGGTTCAGTCAGGTCTCACACCTCCAGTCCCACCAGAGAGTGCACACTGGGGAGAAGCCCTATAAATGTGACAAGTGTGGGAAAGCTTTCAGCCAGAAGTCTGGTCTCCAAGTCCATAAGAGGATTCACACTGGGGAGAAGCCATTCAAGTGTGAGGAGTGTGGGAAGGAATTCATCTGGAGTTCAGGGCTTAGTGCTCACCGGAAGGTTCACACAGGATAG